TCCACGGATACagttttgattcaaatgtttggataggtataattaataatgacttgattGGGCTCTAACTTTTacccaataatttaaatggtgagaattaagataattttttaaggaatgagcCAGGgccattgttttatatttaaatttagaaacaagattatgagtttattcgaacatgacgattgtttagtgcactatcgaactactgtgcggcagtggttggatacatcggttttcaggtgttggattgacagggcggtcccactacatgactacatggcatgcacaatgaccagaacctaacgccggttgatttttacataaagtcccttgtttatacagacggaataggccgtgtatcaaaattcttctccaaaacgtatttgaagataatgacgaaattagacgcatattcagtccaagagtgaccgtcatagagataaggaagcgtgttcgggcatgtattcgtcgtagagaaggttactttgaacaaatttttgcaaataaagatatttttgaaattgcctttttctctttacactctacttatcatcaattaattcatttatttttgagaatattgtaaataattttatgtttctgggtagctaataaaccaaggaagtttttctaatagtttgtacgcttagtgtcatatattttttttgaaataaatctagttttctatcgaccaaattagtgacacaaaacaaaatttgataggaaattacttgctattttaaaacgaatgatatttgtgtcattattagtatttataaattataactgatgtattggcaactgattaaaactaaaactactaaaattcaaccagtatttttttatttattgatgtttttgtaatcaattcgggatttttttaccaaaaccaaaaatgttgaatatctcagaaactagccactttccgcccaaggacctcagggctaattttgtaggaaattagttgtattatcacctcccgagaggaatacgtcgaattcaaagtcaccctgtatatttataagtggtaggcagaggtagaGCCCATCATAGTTGCAGGTATTGGCTGAGAGCAGGTGACTTTGGAAGCGTCGAGTGTATAATGACATCTGTGACTACCAAGGTGTTCGAATTTGGAAGACATGGTAGGAAGGAGTTTGATGTTAAGTGAGGCGGACTTTAGGCCCCATCAGGGCTTCATCTGAGACCTGATGTGCTAACTTATTCTACGAATATTAACTACAAAAATTGGCTAACCGCCTATTTCataaccgatctcaatccaaaatctttagattaagatcaattattaaaattagcaGTAAGAGCACAGAATAATATGGCAAGAGAGCACGCCTTATAAGTATAACATGCTggtaacgccatctagtgagttaaaagtaaaacacaaaaattatactttcttatttcatttaataaactttcaaaaatggcaataaaaatatgtaaaataaataataacaaagccTAAATAGATCTTTGTACTTTTCGCACATGTTGGCTTTTAGACTCCTTCAAGGCTTGCTCTAACTTGTTGGTTAAATGCAGTAAATTGGGTAGGTCACACTGCAGCAGAATATGGTTGACTGTATTCTGGCAGTGACTGGCTGCCTTCGCATCTTGTATACTTGAATTTACTTGTTTGTTATTCAAACTCTTTCCATCTTCCTTCTCATACTCGATCCTCTCATTATGATCACCAAATTGCCCAAAATTTTTAGGTTTCATTGTCATAAAATCCATAGCTATCATTGGTTTTATTTCTTGTTCACAATTCCGTGAGGCAACCTGTAaagttttcaatattatgtaattccGTATTTAAATagaagataataaattaatccatGTTTATTCCCACTAACCTGAATTTCAAATCTCCATGACATGTCCTGGTATGAGGGATCCTTCTGTTGCAGAAGGTTTAAGGCATCAGACAATTCTGCCTTCTTAGTGTTGTACAACTTTACCAATACCTCTTGTTGCTCGGCAGAGAAGCCTGCTATAGCCAGAGATGACTTTAGGTCCGCATCTGTcagctaaaataaaaacatatacataatttGTGAATAATTTGACTAAATTGTCTGATTACGTTTCTGTattgatttcattttttttcacataaaatatgtCAAAGTGTGTTTCCGCTACCAGAAACTCAATTAGACATTTTAAGACATTTgcctacttaatataatattattttaacttacatTCAATCTGCAAGCTTCCACTATTAGGTACACTAAAGCATGAACCAGATTTTGTACTACAGTTAATGACACATCCagtttttctgaaataaaaaaatattatacacttaattttcttttttatttttattctatttatgtcAAATGGAAATGTAAATTGGGAATTGAATAATCATGGTATGATTTATGAATGAAGTACTTCTGTATGAagaacatacattttttttcagtataAAACTTCATAcagcttaaaaataatatgagtttaaattaaataagtgcattaatatgttattatattaccTGCAGCGATACTATATTTCTTCTGATTGGCTCCATTATTCAAAAAGTCCAATGCTAGCTTACAGAAATctattaaaactgaaaataaacaattttaaatctttaagatcttatattttttatttatcttatttaattaagtaagcCTAACTATTCAACACTAACCTTGCACAGAATGCTGGTTTAGTAAGCTGAGATGTTCTTTTTGCAACTCGctcaaaaatataatcattgttttattttattccaaacgACTCAATTTAGAAAATCTAAACAAACAGAATAGATTCCTCTTATCTTcaatttactttgacattgacatatgATATTGACAATTGACATTtggttgatttgtttttaaagttttctttatattaagtagctaggaataattattaatctaaactaacacattatttacaacttaaaaataccaaaaaaaataaggaataaaaactaacttaaaactaaaataaaggcaataggcgtggttaggtgtggttaggcgtcgaagtactcgtccgcatcgctgtcattggggaacgttcccagaagactggccgcattgccacgttgtatggcaatgcttatcttttgaccgaagaaatagccagccttctggtcacgcgtagagtcgaatagcttatgtgcaatttctttatatagagaatgtgcaccaggaccccatggcccaagtgtttcgaccccaaacggctcaaaacaataattgccaactaagttagaatatttgcgCCGCTTGAGGTCCTCTGCCGCGGAAGCAGCCGCACCAGCGCATGCAGCAGTACTTAGAAGGTGAGATGGCGCAAGGGTGTCTACACACGTAGCGTCCCACACCAAAGGCCTACCCATCTTCCAAGGCAGCAACGACATACCATCTGGTCTCTTGCCATCATCACGTACCAAACCATTAGGTTCTAATACGGCTGGTACGCCGGCTGAGGCGAGAGCACGACGAATAATGTCGTTGATGCTGGCATGACGACTTATGCGGCCTGCACTTCTACGACATGAAAGACCATGGTGTCCCGAGCCATCGACTCTTTCTCCACAGTGGAAAgttaaaagtttaaagttttctcAGACAGTTTGACcatgatacattttattttactaattccTTAATCTTCTGTTTGTTTAGAAAAACCTGCCTGTTACATGATtattcacaaatattttttgttagcaAAGTAATGAATTAATCATAAGCGgccttttttacccgactgcgccagaaggagggtttttcgagtgtatgtatgtatgtatgtatgtatgtatgtatgtatgtatgtatgtatgtataattgtttggcacgctctgcagcctaaacggcttgatggattttgacttgagaggtgtcgttagattcgtatttactgtgagagtgacactggatatatcaaaatttaaaaaaaaacaagatggcggatttttggcgctaaattcgaatatttctcactctctagcctaaacggcttgatggattttgacttgagaggtgtctttagattcgtatttactgtgagagtgacactggatatatcaaaataataaaaaaacaaaatggcggatttttggcgccaaattcgaatatttctcactctctagcttgaacgactcgatggatttccgcttgataagggtcgtttgattcgtatttactgtgagagtgacactagatgaaataataaaactaaaaataaataaataaaaaatagtaatttaaaaaactaaaaaacccgactgcgtttcttaataatattaaaataaaaaaaccctaaaacaagaaagtcattgtaaaatttaagcagtcgggacccattctagaaagccagccgtatgtgccctcacaaagtctttatgtttagaatgggtcccgactgcttaaattttacgatgactttcttgttttagggttttttcattttaatattataaagaaacgcagtcgggttttttagttttttaaattactattttttgttaatatttttaattaatagtttagGTATAATAAGATTTATGCCGAATAAAGAAAAGCACTGACGCTTAACATTTTATGCGATACTTGGAATAACGTCAAATCGACTAAAAACGGCGCAACATTAAAAGAACAACACATCAATATTTTCAGAATATGTTGGCTCTATGGTTGTCATTTTCTTGACGTAGACGTAGTTGCTTACGAGTTtttcaattttgtaattttgttgacatgtttctttaattttacttaatttaattgataTCAGAATCTTAATTAATGGTCAAAGAAACTTCTTCATCAACATGGCTTTGAAAAAAGTCAAAGGGAACTTCGAGAGAATGTTCGATAAAAATCTGACAGACTTAGTACGGGGAATCAGAAATAACAAAGATAATGAGGTATTAATATGTGTATTATTGcttaattttcattcaaatattcaattttatcacTAACACATTCAATCTCGTTGTGAGAGCaagaagatttttattcttGGCTCTTGACACTTTCTTTTACATACCCCTCCACTGTCATATATCTTGGACTGATTtcaaataatgatttaaatatttaggaagctggaaaaataatttacatattaaaaatgtattatagaaTTCGACGGCCTAATGGCCTTGTAATCTCATTTCGTATTCATAATCAAATATGGAGCATTGGTAGCAAGTTTGGTTCTATATTTAATTAAGGCATGAATCATAAAATTTGCATAGCAGCATATTGTGTTGTTTACACAGAtccaatgtttacatgtaatTTAGTAGGTAATTGTTGTCAGTAATGGAAGTAAACATGCTGCACTACAAATGGAATATGATTCCAATACAAAGTAACATTTTTGGCtgaataaacaatttttatttatatgcaatCATTACTTTAAGCTATATAAACATAGTATTATTAGGATATGATATGCATCAAATATCTACAGTTCATAAACTTTGAATTGTACATAGTATATTTGATATCTGagttaataattttcattacttCATTTTTAGTCGAAGTATATAGCACAATGTATGGAAGAAATAAAAGTAGAACTGCGGCAGGACAACATAGCAGTGAAAGCCAATGCAGTGGCCAAGCTCACATATGTAAGTACACAGTTAAACCTACATGTTGTATGTATTCTTATTTATCTCACCACTATGTGTAGGTAGGTTCAATTAGATAAACTTTGTAAGCAGAAAATGGTGTCCTGATAACATACCCACATGCCAACTTATCTTTTTATTGAATTCAAATACAAGAGTGATAAATGTTTTCATCAGTTTTGCAATACTTAATCTGTTACTTATGTTTATATGAATTGTTATTATATGGatgttacatttatttgtaatgaGTATTCAtagtaaatgatattaaaatgcaTAAGATCACAATCATAACAATGTTTGTAACTTGTATACAAATATGATATCAGTTTACCTGTTTTTCAGCTCCAAATGCTGGGATATGACATATCCTGGGCAATATTCAACATAATAGAAGTGATGAGTTCCAATAAGTTTACCTACAAGCGTATTGGTTACTTAGCAGCTAGTCAGTCATTTCATGCAGACTCGGAATTACTAATGCTCACTACAAATATGATAAGGAAGGATCTGAATGCACAGAACCAGTATGAGGCCGGCCTGGCACTGAGTGGCCTCAGCTGTTTTATATCCCACGACTTAGCCAGAGACCTGGCTAATGACATCATGACATTGGTGAGTACATAATAAAGCTAATGTTTGACTTGGTGTTCAACTTAAGTGCACTGTTGACTGTGACAACTTAGCACTTCAATTGCTCTACATTCAAGGCTAATTACAGATGTAATTATACATGCATGTTTAATAAAggcattcatttattcatataacTTAACTGAAGTTTAATCAATTACACAGTTTAGTCAGTATGAAGTAGATACAATATCATATGATTTTAATACACTTAGTTGTccctgtttataaataaaatgattgttTGTAGATGAGTTCGACAAAGCCCTATCTGAGAATGAAAGCTGTGCTCATGATGTACAAGGTATTTTTAAGGTATCCAGAGGCACTAAGACCTGCATTCCCTAAATTGAAGGAAAAATTAGAAGATCCTGATCCAGGTACATTATTTTTGTCATAGTTGACTGCAACACAGCAGTAGTTGTACATTTTTAGTGCTTACACAGTGATGTTTGTTTACAGGTGTACAGTCAGCTGCAGTGAATGTAGTATGTGAACTAGCAAGGAAGAATCCTAAAAACTATCTGTCATTAGCTCCAGTCTTCTTCAAACTGATGACAACATCCACCAACAACTGGATGTTGATTAAGATTATCAAATTGGTATGTATCCTTACTTTATGTTGTATTGTTTGTGTAATTGTGCTCATATCTTCCTTTCAGAACACTACATGATGCATTGACTCTTTCTAAATTTAACATTTGACTAAATTAcaaggttttgtttttgttttactgacattaacaatttgtttattGAGGTAAAGAAAGCATCTTGTACTTCTTCTCATACAGAGGAGACACTGAGTGGTTTGTCAatcatttagaaataaataactttgctatacctatgtatgtctGCACATGAAAGATCTGAAATAACCTATGACTTCTTCACAGTTTGGTTTAATGACACAGTATGAACCAGACATTGGAAGAAAAATAACCCAAAGCCTCATAGACCTAATTTGCAGGTACCACTAGTGAAACTTTACAAAAACAGAGTTTACCCAAACTGCTAGATTCATTCACCACACCTCACCATTGAAATTATACAACTTAGTTATACCACAATCTGACTATACCACAGCTGGAATGTAAGAAATGGTACTTGTTGCTTAATGTTCAATAAAGTGTTTTGTAGATTTGTAGTTGTAAATTTCTTAGGTTCCAGCTTAAATAATGGAAATATAACCTACACGAATGACACTTATGAATTGGCACATCAGGCtcacatttttgtattattttcgcTGCTGTTATTATACCCGAAATACCAACATGTTACCAAAGAGTACCAGGAAGGAACAGGACGACACATAGAAGATCTAGCCAGACATGATATCATGTAGCTATCAATTGCTATCACATAAGCTAGTCTTATGTAGTTTCATTGTGTTTGTTGCAGTTTGGTGCCTTAACCCCATTAGAGCCTCGACTTGGCAAGAAACTGATAGAACCATTAACTAACTTAATACATAGGTGAGTCAGTTACTGTCCATTGAAGCAGGAACCACCAACCTGTCCAAATTGTTGTTAAGTACAGACAGAGCCGTCTACATAGCAATACATGTAGTCTCTATGGGGTGAAgggaatattattatgtattgagtTGCATAATAAACAATAGTTATTAAGGTTTATTACAGTGCCACTATAATAACTTGATTTTCAGGTAGATAAGTGTAGAAAGTTAGTGAAGGTGTTTGTTTTATAAGAAACTGCTTGCATTgcttttttaacattttgtttaatttagctTATTTTACACTGTAGCACCTGAGGCTGAGTAACACATTAGAGCTTGGAAACACTAGTTCTAGGCTTGAGATTGTGATACAGTTCACATTGATATTTGTTCATAAAGCAATGTACATTTTAACACGACGCCTTTAGATTCAAATTTAAATGCAGGactgttaaaaattaaataatctaagTAACTTTAAGCATAAGtaatatttgtaaagaataatTCTAAGTCCAGCttaatatgttatgttattaactATAAAATGTGTGGCAAATATTTGAtcatgtatgtgtgtgtgcagTACGTCAGCGATGTCGTTGCTGTACGAGTGCATTAACACGGTGATAGCGGTACTGATCAGCATCAGCAGTGGCATGCCAGGCCACGCTGCCTCCGTACAACTCTGCGTGCAGAAACTCAGAATACTCATTGAAGACAGCGATCAAAATTGTAAGTTGTTTGCTTATTCATATCTTTTATGATAAGCTTTACTAGTAACAGTCACATAAAAAAGTTTCTCTGGTGAAGTCATCAAAACGCGCGACCTTCTATTTTAGGGTAAAAGTTTTCGTAACTAATTTAGACTCTGTTGGAAGTAACTACACAGAAAAATAGCTAAAAATAGGTCATTATCTGAATGTCTAAAAAACAGGTCATTGTCTAACTCACCTTGCCTAATTGATTGATGCCAACTTTGTTTTCTGTGTGTGCTAaatgatttttgtttgtaaacagtGAAATATTTGGGCCTGTTGGCGATGTCAAGAATACTCAAGTCTCACCCCAAGTCCGTGCAGGCACACAAGGACCTGGTATTGGCCTGCTTAGACGACAAGGATGAGTCCATCAGGCTAAGAGCTTTAGGCTTATTGTATGGTATGGTAAGTGGCGAAAGTACTAATGAACATCAACAtctcatattttaattactactaATAAGATTGCAGATCTAATACCAAGGTCCCAATCCGTAATCCCTAACTAAGGCAAGCGGGTATCCAATAGGACATGGGTGGCGCTATTTGCTTCCCATCAGATGATTCGCGTACTCGTATGCCGCTCTATCCCATAATAAAGCGAATCCCATTTCATATTCTGTGACTTAGCGGAATAAAAAACTTTGTTACCAAAGTCCTCGTCATCTCTCTAACCACACccacttaaaacaaaaacaaaataattcaaacacaataattttaaacgCATTACTCCATTATCAGGTATCAAAGAAGAATTTGATGGAGATCGTGAAGAAATTGATGGTGCACATGGACCGGGCGGAGGGGACGTTGTACCGCGACGAGCTGCTCACACGCATCATCGAGATCTGCTCGCAGAACAACTACCAACATGTCGTGGACTTCGAGTGGTACGTTACCGTACTTACCGAGCTCACTGAGATGGAGACCAGCGCTAAGCATGGTGAGTTCTGTGTTTAAATTACTTACATTTTCGTCATTTGAGTGTGATATAAATGATAAtgctattattacattttaaacaaaccCGCCTTGGGTATTGTCGGcgtcttaatgactaaaaaccacctcgttcctactcttgcttcgaacttgagccccagtaacccgcaaTGTTGTCTGCAGCCCCGGTGGCTGCTTGTATTTGGTTTCTTGTTTCACAAAAGTACGCGGTAAAAACTGTCGGGGGTGCCGTCCTAGAGCGGCCGGGGCctttattaattagatttgtGTGTAATGTATGTGGTCGTGCAGGTCGCATGGTGGCGGCGCAGGTGACGGAGGTGGGCGCGCGCGTGGCGGAGGTGCGCGAGTTCGCGGCGCGCGAGTGCGGCGGGCTGgtggcgcgcgccgccgccgcgccgcccgggCCCGCCTCCAAGGAGGTGCTCTACGCCGCCGCATACGTGCTCGCCGAGTACTGCCGGTAACTGCCTCTTACTTTACTTAATACACATTCACACGTATCGTGCAGTTCGCGCACGTCTTTGTGTGAGCCACAAATTAATGTTCCGGGCCTGGGTATAAAGAGTTTTGTGGCTAACTCTAAAtcaagttttataatatttcttggTGATTACTGGCATTTATGCTCTACGTGAGCAACATTATAAGAAGCGAAACACACTAATTTCACTATGTATTGAAGCTTGTAATACTTCATAACCTTGCATTGCTCTTAATCAAGTCAAAAATATGTGAAAATGACTTTTATTTTTCAGCGAGGAGACAGTGATGCGCGAGTCAGTATCCGGTCTGCTAATATGCGCGGGTACAGGCGGCGGACACATGCGCGCGCGCGCCGTCTGCGTACACGCCGCGCTCAAGATTGTCGCCAACCTACTGCGGCTGTACGAGGGACGGAACGATATGGACGCCGCTATTGCGGTcagttatttcattaataatagGATTTATTAATTCGAATATGTTAATTTCTACAattacagtagaagctccttattcgcgcttccttcattcgcgttttcactattcgcggattaaAAAAAtgcgacccaattcccatattcgcggtctaagatttctttattcgcggatcgaatcaAAATATTAgtgcgtaacctaaaaaaatacattcgctatcctttgtcaacgcgttAGTAGaaggattaaataataaaatagacctcattacaactacgtctagattgtgacttctgccttaacctagtgtgacctaaacctgatgataataatattatcatcaggcaatctgtatgatcagaaagttcaattaaacattttttttatctactatttgcttcttgatttcgtcatctaggaacgtataaCCCCAAATTACGCGAGCGCGCATGCTGGCGCTGGTCCTGCGGCGCATATTTACCCCGCCGACgccgcgaataaagagcttccAATGTCGCGCTACTCTGACACCGCGCGCCCTGACTCCATACTCGTCGAGCATCAACACACGTATGTTGCTCGTAGTCTTCTTTCTCTACttctactaaaattaaaaattatgttttttcagATCCTACGCGAAGCTCTATCGGGTCTGCGGCCCCTGCTATGCAGCGAGGACATGGAGGTGCAGGAGCGGGCGCACAACGCGAGCGCGCTGCTGGCGCTGGTCCTGCGGCGCCTGAGCCCCGCCGACGCCGCGCTGCCCAATGTCGCGCTCTCTGACACCGCGCGCCCTGACTCCATACTCGTCGAGCACCAACACACGTATGTTGCTCGTATACTTCCTTACAATATAAACCTAATTCTAAATCTAGAGCATAGAAATTCTGGAATTCCTTGCCAGAACCACTCAAGCTAGTTTCGAACTCTAAGTTAGcagaagaaaatactagtaACTGACTTTTTTAATACTGCACAAACGGAGCAAATAAAATTGCTTACTTTTATATACAACTTGTTTATGAACTTAGCACTAATTTTACTTAACTATTTGTTGCAGCGATGAACTTGAAAAAGAGGATAATCTCGATCCCATAAACGGAGAGAGTACTCCTTCGGGCTTCAGCGGCGGCCTGATCGAGGAGCTCGCAGACTTGTTCGACGGGGAACTGAAGCCCGTGGCGCCTAAAGCACAGAAGAAAGTGCCAATGCCTGCAGAGTAAGTAAAGTACCATGTAAACAGGGCTCAGTGATATGTTagcgatatatttttttttttattacatagtcCACTCTTAAACGAAGACTGTAGGCCATAAAACTCAACGCTCCGACGAATAGAAACCGAGTAGTAGTTAGTAATGTTATTAGAATATCAATGTTACAATTTCCGAgccgtaaataataaataactgatgATTTCAGCTTGAATCTGGAGCAATGGCTGTCGCACGACCACTGGTCGTCGGAGAGTTCTAGCTCGGAGGGCGAGCCCGAGGCCGCGGTGTTCGCGGCGCCGCAGAGAGACGCGCGACCCACCGCACAGTTTACGCCGGAGGAACTTGCCATGGTGCGTATACGCTTATATTAGTTGTATTATTCAAGCAGTCAGCACTATCAATAGGCTATCAATTTATCAATAGATTATAATAAGCtatcaataggctcacctcctattatatgggacttataacacaaatggtgaaaagtgggtgtacattgtatagccactaccccttcggagataaaaggcgtgactatgTGATTAGTGAACAAAGAATTTGCGTTTGAAAGCGAgtttgccataatatactgtatattgttttattaggtCACTGATCCCTTTTGTTATTCATTATCATTTACTTCTCCTAGTTACGCGAGGCCCGAAGACAGGAGCAGGCC
The genomic region above belongs to Spodoptera frugiperda isolate SF20-4 chromosome 12, AGI-APGP_CSIRO_Sfru_2.0, whole genome shotgun sequence and contains:
- the LOC118262365 gene encoding COMM domain-containing protein 2, whose translation is MIIFLSELQKEHLSLLNQHSVQVLIDFCKLALDFLNNGANQKKYSIAAEKLDVSLTVVQNLVHALVYLIVEACRLNLTDADLKSSLAIAGFSAEQQEVLVKLYNTKKAELSDALNLLQQKDPSYQDMSWRFEIQVASRNCEQEIKPMIAMDFMTMKPKNFGQFGDHNERIEYEKEDGKSLNNKQVNSSIQDAKAASHCQNTVNHILLQCDLPNLLHLTNKLEQALKESKSQHVRKVQRSI
- the LOC118262363 gene encoding AP-3 complex subunit delta, which gives rise to MALKKVKGNFERMFDKNLTDLVRGIRNNKDNESKYIAQCMEEIKVELRQDNIAVKANAVAKLTYLQMLGYDISWAIFNIIEVMSSNKFTYKRIGYLAASQSFHADSELLMLTTNMIRKDLNAQNQYEAGLALSGLSCFISHDLARDLANDIMTLMSSTKPYLRMKAVLMMYKVFLRYPEALRPAFPKLKEKLEDPDPGVQSAAVNVVCELARKNPKNYLSLAPVFFKLMTTSTNNWMLIKIIKLFGALTPLEPRLGKKLIEPLTNLIHSTSAMSLLYECINTVIAVLISISSGMPGHAASVQLCVQKLRILIEDSDQNLKYLGLLAMSRILKSHPKSVQAHKDLVLACLDDKDESIRLRALGLLYGMVSKKNLMEIVKKLMVHMDRAEGTLYRDELLTRIIEICSQNNYQHVVDFEWYVTVLTELTEMETSAKHGRMVAAQVTEVGARVAEVREFAARECGGLVARAAAAPPGPASKEVLYAAAYVLAEYCREETVMRESVSGLLICAGTGGGHMRARAVCVHAALKIVANLLRLYEGRNDMDAAIAILREALSGLRPLLCSEDMEVQERAHNASALLALVLRRLSPADAALPNVALSDTARPDSILVEHQHTDELEKEDNLDPINGESTPSGFSGGLIEELADLFDGELKPVAPKAQKKVPMPADLNLEQWLSHDHWSSESSSSEGEPEAAVFAAPQRDARPTAQFTPEELAMLREARRQEQANNPHYLKDDSPRSYQQDDIPIAEIALEVPLQVHTKRSDKYLLSRENSSKKKKEKRTSKKRKSKKDKPSSDSDSEEEASLGRPAVAEGGELPEGAALSDEEPPPPPDDPHRALDLDLDQPLREEELLTSRINQYPSPEGGLLTKKSKSSKKNKITDKGSGDKVSKKKKEKKSKQKSVDLMLPEVAKLHVEEDLLIEDLSKTNGKKSAKGSDEVEEAILVEPHPKGTKTEKHKKSKKESKDKDSKRNKSSSKKGKHEKKTGYEEALGISTPSKEVI